The following proteins are co-located in the Brevibacillus laterosporus DSM 25 genome:
- a CDS encoding response regulator transcription factor, which yields MNRTILVADDEQEIVELLRLYLEKENLRVVEASDGEEALLYIQNHSIDLVLIDIMMPKLNGLHLLTQIRQDYTLPVIFLSARSQDHDIILGLGMGADDYITKPFNPLEVVARIKAQLRRSYHLNPWNEEVTQALSILTVGDLTLHKNQCILCRNQVEIPLTSTEYKMLQMFMEQPNRVFTKRQIFEKVWGDPFYSDDNTIMVHISKLRDKIEPDPKKPLYVKTVRGLGYKLVHFSSEQRRSANNET from the coding sequence ATGAATCGGACAATCCTGGTTGCCGATGATGAGCAAGAGATAGTCGAATTACTACGATTATATTTAGAAAAAGAAAACTTGCGAGTCGTTGAAGCCTCAGATGGAGAAGAAGCCCTTCTCTATATTCAGAATCACTCAATAGACCTAGTTTTAATTGATATTATGATGCCTAAGCTTAACGGCTTGCATTTACTTACACAAATACGTCAGGACTACACGCTCCCCGTCATCTTCTTGTCAGCTCGCAGTCAAGATCACGACATTATTTTAGGATTAGGTATGGGGGCAGATGATTATATTACCAAGCCTTTTAATCCCTTAGAGGTCGTAGCCCGAATCAAAGCACAGCTGCGTCGTTCCTATCATCTGAATCCATGGAACGAGGAAGTAACACAGGCTTTGTCAATTCTTACTGTAGGAGATTTAACCTTACATAAAAACCAATGCATCTTATGTAGAAATCAGGTGGAAATTCCTCTAACATCAACCGAGTATAAAATGCTTCAGATGTTTATGGAACAGCCCAATCGTGTATTTACCAAACGCCAGATTTTTGAAAAAGTATGGGGCGATCCCTTTTACAGTGACGATAACACCATCATGGTTCATATTAGCAAATTGCGTGATAAAATAGAGCCGGACCCCAAAAAACCACTTTATGTAAAAACAGTTCGAGGTCTAGGCTATAAGCTGGTTCATTTTTCATCCGAACAAAGAAGGTCAGCTAACAATGAAACATAA